The proteins below come from a single Hemibagrus wyckioides isolate EC202008001 linkage group LG22, SWU_Hwy_1.0, whole genome shotgun sequence genomic window:
- the lysmd3 gene encoding lysM and putative peptidoglycan-binding domain-containing protein 3 translates to MTGRNQYNGFQSATTMQPVTGGHTYIFGNNSETECSEEDGESYELRSRGRDRHRRSTSRERKDDIVYVMRDVKEGDTLISISLQYFCSVADLKRANNLLTEQDFFALRSIKIPVKKFSLFTETHSTAPHKSSSPSGVRRVPEIPPSTGSADSSPSSSSSTDSVECFLQEKDKDIELLVKYTNPSRSSLSEVVSSLNSQQPVQGEAERRPAGKKDPYYGADWGMRWWTAVAIMLVVGIITPVFYLLYYEVLMKADVSHHTTTESIRPEPTLPNFADAPGLPEAQAVPHQDSLIHPVVEHPASVLGQEQKT, encoded by the exons ATGACTGGAAGAAACCAATATAATGGCTTCCAGTCAGCTACGACGATGCAGCCTGTAACTGGAGGTCACACTTATATCTTCGGGAACAATTCCGAGACGGAGTGCTCTGAGGAGGATGGCGAGAGCTACGAGCTCCGCTCCAGAGGCAGGGACAGGCACCGGCGCAGTACctccagagagagaaaggatgacATTGTATACGTGATGAGGGACGTCAAGGAGGGAGACACGCTGATTAGCATTTCGCTGCAGTATTTCTGCTCT GTCGCTGATCTAAAGAGGGCTAACAATCTCCTGACAGAGCAGGACTTCTTCGCCTTGAGGTCCATCAAAATCCCTGTGAAGAAGTTTAGCTTGTTCACGGAAACACACAGCACGGCTCCGCACAAATCCAGCTCTCCCAGCGGTGTTCGCAGAGTCCCAGAGATCCCTCCGAGCACAGGATCCGCGGACTCCTctccctcttcttcctcctccaccgACAGTGTGGAGTGCTTCCTGCAGGAGAAGGACAAGGACATTGAGCTTCTAGTCAAATACACCAACCCGTCCAGAAGCAGTCTGAGCGAGGTGGTGTCCTCGCTGAACTCCCAGCAGCCTGTACAGGGTGAGGCAGAGCGTAGGCCCGCAGGAAAGAAGGATCCTTACTACGGAGCGGACTGGGGTATGAGGTGGTGGACTGCGGTTGCCATTATGCTCGTGGTGGGCATCATCACACCGGTGTTTTACCTACTATACTATGAGGTGCTGATGAAAGCGGACGTTAGCCACCACACTACTACAGAGTCTATCAGGCCCGAGCCTACGCTCCCAAACTTTGCTGATGCGCCTGGTCTGCCCGAAGCTCAGGCTGTTCCTCACCAAGATTCCCTCATACATCCAGTTGTTGAACATCCAGCATCTGTTCTGGGACAGGAACAGAAAACATAG